Below is a window of Cherax quadricarinatus isolate ZL_2023a chromosome 88, ASM3850222v1, whole genome shotgun sequence DNA.
AGCTTCCCAAACTACTCAGGTTTGCATCTATGTCAGCAGCAGTATGTTTATTTCTTTGAAAACCACTTGTTTACATGGATGCACTGATTTGTGTACTGCTGGTGAGACTGCTATCCAAACGGGTGAATGAATTTACTGTATATTACCAGCAACAAGTCGCACTAAGCCGTAAGATGCTGGGGGATACTTAATCTCAAATAATCAGATATTTGTTAACCCTGGCTATAAGATGTAGTGGTTATATTTTTagtaagcctactggcccatgctagacaagtTTTTCTCAAATCCTCTcttactcatatatttgtccaacctatttttaaaagtgcCTGAACGTTTTACTTCCTTACTTACCAAAGAAGAGAAAATgagctctaagctacatcaatcaccagctaagagctatatcagcttgggaaaaccgatggcaagtaacatttgcacatgagaaaacacaaatgatggtctctaggcaccatggtgGTAATGCCTGAGCAGTAGcgagtatgaatgggagagtgttggtacctggggaagaagttaatatccttggagtgaaatttgactccaaattgaccataaagaaccacattgtaaatcttgcaaacaaagcagccaggaaacttacagcacttcgacgtatctcacatttgcttgacagtaggggttgcaagattctggacaaggcacaagtacgctcacaccttgagtatgctccactttcttggtttgcctgccccccccccctctcatctgcgactgcttgacagagcagagaacagtgcaagacgtctcatctctcgattggacccatcctggatagatctatcatttcagcGGAGCCTTCAGCACAGGTGGGATGTaggcggccttactgttatgtacaaggccaatgctgtcaaagtaccacacttggctccacttcgaggacagcgtgaagcaagcttctttaccacaagacaggcagaaagcagcaacttcactctggctcagttgatcaaatgtaaatgctggcccacagatggctctaacttcatcctattccctacttatgtaggtaacagctgttagcttgtcaataaagttaggaatccttaacttgtcaacagCTTGTCAATAACATGGTTTGACACATGTCATAACTtgtgtaaaaaagaaaaaagaaaaaaaaagagcatgTAGAAAGCCCTGTTGTAAAAAGCCCTGTTGCAGAAAGCCTTGTTGTGGAAAGCCTAGATGTGGAAAGCCCTGCTGTGGCCTTCCTGCTGTTGCAGTACACCTGCATAAACCCTACAGTGGGTAACTTGGGAACTTGTAGCACTGTAGTTCTGAATCAAGTCAAGTTCACTGTCGTAGCTGGTACTGATCTCCACCCACCTCCCGCCTTCCTTCAtaagtaagttcattcaggtatacacaaatacagttacatggactatcatacatagcagcatatgtggaaAGTACTTAAGatagaatcatagaattgatgagggaaaaagagtgagtggtgcacttaggagtctgtggagacaaagaactttgtccttggaggcaaagaggggaatgtatgagagtatagttttaccaacgctcttatatgggtgtgaagcgtgggtgatgaatgttgcagcgaggagaaggctggaggcagtggagatgtcatgtctgagggcaatgtgtggtgtgaatataatgcagagaattcgtagtttggaagttaggaggaggtgcgggattaccaaaactgttgtccagagggctgaggaagggttgttgaggtggttcggacatgtagagagaatggagcgaaacagaatgacttcaagagtgtatcagtctgtagtggaaggaaggcggggtaggggtcggcctaggaagggttggagggagggggtaaaggaggttttgtgtgcgaggggcttggacttccagcaggcatgcgtgagcgtgtttgataggagtgaatggagacaaatggtttttaatacttgacgtgctgttggagtgtgagcaaagtaacatttatgaagggattcagggaaaccggcaggccggacttgagttctggagatgggaagtacagtgcctgcactctgaaggaggggtgttaatgttgcagttttaaaaactgtagtgtaaagcacccttctggcaagacagtgatggagtgaatgatggtgaaagtttttctttttcgggccaccctgccttggtgggaatcggccggtgtgataataaaaaaaaaaaaaaaaaataacttaagataacccaaaaaagtcagagtgacttatttccattggggtccttcaactTCTGAatgtaaatattaaaaaaaaactttatttaGAAAGGAAAATGGAAAAACCAGTTTTCATTCTTAACTTTATTTTTATCTATTCAAAAGTGTGCAAATACACAATTGCAAATACACAAAAAAAATCCCTATTTTTGCTGTAGGTTCGTGCCCCCCATGGAAATTATTCACGCACTTTCTAAGGGGGCGAGGCCCCCCAGTTAAGAACCACTGCTCTGTGGTAGCTGTGTTGTGGTAGCTATGTTGTGGTAGCTGTGTTGTGGTAGCTGTGTTGTGGTAGCTGTGTTGTGGTAGCTGTGTTGTGGTAGCTATGTTGTGGTAGCTATGTTGTGGTAGCTGTGTTGTGGTAGCTGTGTTGTGGTAGCTTTGATGTGGTAGCTATGTTGTGGTAGCTATGTTGTGGCAGCTGTGTTGTGGTAGCTGTGCTGTTGCAATCCTGTGGCATTTTTTTCATACAAAATTCACGAATATCAAAAGTCGAATGCaattaaaaaaaactgaaaaaataaTGATAAATGTTTTTGTGGTGCCATTCTTTAATTTAACGTCTACTGCTCAGTGTTCCCAGGTGTCGAAGATGCACATAACTGATGTACACACAAAGTTTATCAATTCTGTGTATTTTTGCTTGTTCATGATTTGCTGAGTgttactgaaaaaaatatttttagtgCTGGACTTCCCTAAGTTCCACTTTCTGTGTTTGTATTGGGCATTTATGTTAGCTTCTGAATCTCTTGGGTGGTTTGAGTTTCTTGAAGCAGTTGAGGTACAGCTCTTCTGTTCGTTTTGCGTGCATAGGTAAAGGGCATTGGATTATGGGATATGGAAGATAACTTCTTTGAATCACGCAAGGACTGAAACTAATCTAGGTAGTTATAATTATTGCAAAGCATAAAACCAATAAAGGTAATGCAGTGCATGCAGAATATGAAATAATCAGTTCTGAACCAAGAAAGGTTAGGGTAGTTCCATATCTGTGGATCTAGACCCCCTCAATAACCATGAAGGCACCTTGTTGCAAGATTGTGTAATCACAAGTAGCAAGCACAGTGGACCAGTATTATCATAAAATAAATACATTAAATTTCAATATTCACCTTCACATTATAACAATAACACTGAAGTGGATTAGAAAGTTTAGTTCATAACAAGAAACAAACCTCAAAGTATTTAACTGAAATGTGTTATTCGAGCCATTCATAAAAGCCATTTGGAAAACTATTCAAAGTTATCCATATCATAATTGAGCATGTTATTTTCCTCTGACCAAGCAGCATATTGGGCACCATCCATTTCTGAAGCAACAGCATTGTCATCACGAAGCCGATGACTTTCACCACCAATTGCCGCACCACACTCAGGACAAGTGCTCTCTATCATGGCTCCTCCACATTCAGTTATACAGTAAATGTGATTATTGGGACATTTATACCAATGGCCCTGTTTCAGTTCCATGGCCTTGAGTATCTGCATTCTCTCATCATTGGTGATTCCAAGTCCACCAAGGTATTTTTCACTTTCTTTCAAAAGGTTTattgtttctttttctttttctgtgtCAAACTTAACTGTAGGACCCAAGATCATCAAAAGCTTTTTGTGTATTTGTGATAAAATTTGATTGTTATATTGAAATATCCTCTTTGTTAGGCTCCAGAAGGCTGGTAGAACTGCTAAACGCTGAAGTTCACAAGTAACTTCTTCCATCATCTGCGTGGAAATGCGAAGTTTTTGCTCAAATACTCGATTCACAACAAAGTGGACCTTTTCTGTTAGCTTACTTGTACACTCTGGAGCCTTTTTAAGTACTGAGTTAGCTTTATGTATGACCTGAGCTTGAAACTGAAGAAGGTTTAATTCAGAATCACTAAGATGCCTAAATTTTTCACTAACATGTAGTTCTAAGGTTTGTAATTTCACAACAAACTCCAAATGCACTGTGGTATCTGGAATAcaacaaaacaataaaaaagttagCACATAATACATAGTTATGAAATATGGAAAATGTATTTCTGCAAAGTTCTATGAACTACCAGGAGATTTCAGCTCTAAACCAAAATGGTACAGGTTTAATCTTGGGAAGGTAAGACAGCAACTACCTGTTTACTGAGCAGTAAATATGAACCCAGAAGTTAGTAGACAGTTGTTGGTCACATTCTAAAAGAAGAGTTAATTATCTTGATAGAAATAGCCTCTCTGGGATAATACAAATATTTTTAAAGTGTTTTTCTTTATCCAGTGCTTATTCACTATCAGTAAGGAATCACCGCCACCTTTTCACTAAGTATGGTAGCAAAAGTAGAATGTGAAATCCAAGTTCATGACACTGAGATATGAAATTCACAACCTGTAAGCTGGACAGATAAAAACCAAACTGCTCTTTACAAAACCTAGTCCTGATGTGCATA
It encodes the following:
- the LOC128698633 gene encoding NFX1-type zinc finger-containing protein 1-like isoform X1, with product MKLPCGHPCVGFCGDPCPPLCRTCDREELTEILFGSEDEDDARFVLLEDCGHTIEAEGLKEWLAQDGGEIGMKQCPRCKKPIYNNRRYYGFLLKAYKDVEAVKKKYFREKKTVRKQDLLLLLQDTTVHLEFVVKLQTLELHVSEKFRHLSDSELNLLQFQAQVIHKANSVLKKAPECTSKLTEKVHFVVNRVFEQKLRISTQMMEEVTCELQRLAVLPAFWSLTKRIFQYNNQILSQIHKKLLMILGPTVKFDTEKEKETINLLKESEKYLGGLGITNDERMQILKAMELKQGHWYKCPNNHIYCITECGGAMIESTCPECGAAIGGESHRLRDDNAVASEMDGAQYAAWSEENNMLNYDMDNFE